In the Clostridium beijerinckii genome, one interval contains:
- a CDS encoding GNAT family N-acetyltransferase, with the protein MDLKLQYNCSNIDWEEVSSILEKVGMSHYEGEIHKKAFENSYAAVFAFDNDKLIGFGRAISDGVYQSAIYDIAVLPEYQGKSIGSKIVNKILECVPTCNAILYASPGKEKFYEKLNFKKMKTGMAFFRNSIKMQMKGFIE; encoded by the coding sequence ATGGATCTAAAATTACAATATAACTGTAGTAATATAGATTGGGAAGAAGTATCTAGTATACTAGAAAAAGTAGGGATGAGTCATTATGAAGGCGAAATACATAAGAAAGCATTTGAAAATAGTTATGCTGCTGTATTTGCTTTTGATAATGATAAGTTGATTGGCTTTGGACGAGCAATCTCTGATGGAGTTTATCAATCTGCAATTTATGATATAGCTGTGCTACCTGAATATCAAGGTAAGAGTATAGGAAGTAAGATTGTTAATAAAATCTTAGAATGCGTTCCTACATGTAATGCTATATTATATGCTTCACCTGGAAAAGAAAAATTTTATGAAAAATTAAATTTTAAAAAGATGAAAACAGGAATGGCTTTTTTCAGAAATTCAATTAAAATGCAAATGAAAGGTTTTATAGAATAA